One part of the Sorangiineae bacterium MSr11954 genome encodes these proteins:
- the dut gene encoding dUTP diphosphatase encodes MVPDLMIAVAHTGPVPVPLPRYQTAGSAGLDLVAALEKPLRIKPLERVLVPTGLRFAIPPQFEGQVRPRSGLAFEHGLTILNAPGTIDSDYRGEVKVLLVNLGAKAVTLLPLDRIAQLVIAPVARAQLVETEALDDTARGHGGYGSTGTS; translated from the coding sequence ATGGTCCCTGACTTAATGATTGCCGTGGCCCATACAGGCCCCGTGCCGGTTCCACTCCCGCGGTACCAAACAGCGGGGTCGGCAGGACTGGACCTGGTGGCTGCGCTCGAAAAACCCCTGCGGATCAAGCCGCTGGAGCGGGTTCTGGTGCCCACGGGCTTGCGCTTTGCCATTCCTCCCCAATTCGAAGGGCAAGTGCGCCCGCGCTCGGGCCTGGCATTCGAGCATGGGCTGACCATCCTCAACGCGCCCGGGACCATCGACTCGGACTACCGCGGTGAGGTGAAGGTGCTGCTCGTCAACCTCGGCGCCAAAGCCGTCACCCTGTTGCCGTTGGACCGCATCGCGCAGCTGGTCATTGCCCCGGTGGCGCGGGCGCAGCTGGTGGAGACCGAGGCGCTCGACGACACCGCGCGCGGCCATGGGGGATACGGCTCGACGGGCACCTCGTAA
- a CDS encoding protein kinase — protein MARLLGVGPVSAAYEVYSGDEGRGEHAVLKLCTVEDKDAQRLFLRGVYAANRFRHPRVVPITQDGVDENGAPFVIRPWLEARSLAAVAAERTLTEHEVLRMGEQLLDALEMAHAHGITHGALTPTNLLLTPNGSVRLCDFAMTPSLSLEGPSGRASHADARDRLAEMRVSAFTAPERSSWQGARATEAGDVWSVGACMYFALCKRSPKGESANDDLLRDLPNISKATVAILHHALNPNPHDRYESAYAMLGDVRRAMSGRRPKLSFAEKPIPSGGYRSLAALTPPLGQPVDAALARIGRPSIADQEVRAIQRRGNVALVLAIVTLVGVATFVMVREKLADQHVRESPAAH, from the coding sequence TTGGCGCGGTTGCTTGGGGTGGGCCCCGTCTCGGCAGCCTATGAGGTTTATTCGGGAGACGAAGGGCGCGGCGAGCACGCGGTGCTCAAGCTCTGCACAGTAGAGGATAAGGACGCGCAGCGGCTCTTCTTGCGTGGGGTGTATGCGGCCAACCGCTTCCGCCACCCGCGGGTGGTGCCCATCACGCAAGATGGGGTGGACGAGAACGGGGCGCCGTTCGTCATTCGCCCTTGGCTCGAGGCCCGCTCGCTGGCGGCGGTCGCGGCCGAGCGCACGCTCACGGAGCACGAGGTCCTCCGCATGGGGGAGCAGCTGCTCGATGCGCTCGAGATGGCCCATGCGCACGGCATCACGCACGGTGCGCTCACACCGACGAACCTGCTTCTAACCCCCAACGGCTCGGTCCGCCTCTGCGATTTCGCCATGACGCCCTCGCTCAGCCTCGAGGGCCCCTCCGGCCGCGCCAGCCATGCCGATGCACGCGACCGGTTGGCCGAAATGCGGGTGAGCGCCTTTACCGCGCCGGAGCGAAGCAGCTGGCAGGGCGCGCGCGCCACCGAGGCGGGGGACGTTTGGTCGGTGGGCGCATGCATGTACTTTGCACTTTGCAAACGGTCGCCGAAGGGCGAGAGCGCCAACGACGATCTTTTGCGCGACCTTCCAAACATCTCGAAGGCGACGGTCGCCATCCTGCATCACGCGCTCAACCCCAACCCGCACGACCGCTACGAGAGCGCCTACGCCATGCTGGGCGACGTACGGCGGGCCATGTCGGGGCGGCGGCCGAAGCTTTCGTTCGCGGAAAAGCCGATCCCCTCCGGTGGTTACCGCTCGCTTGCCGCGCTCACCCCGCCTTTGGGGCAGCCCGTCGATGCGGCGCTTGCCCGCATTGGGCGGCCGTCGATCGCCGATCAGGAGGTGCGGGCCATCCAGCGGCGCGGGAACGTGGCGTTGGTCCTTGCGATCGTGACGTTGGTCGGGGTCGCGACCTTCGTGATGGTGCGGGAGAAGCTCGCCGACCAACACGTTCGCGAATCGCCTGCGGCGCATTAG
- a CDS encoding CGNR zinc finger domain-containing protein encodes MRRQATFAVELVNLATPGERQSHPYEPAKGRTLRRRFSEHLSPPWSAMLADVPKAGARLTRVANALRAAFTAQTPAEAAAVLNVLMRRYRTRPYLTDDFDEPFHLHFHGHGLTAVESLAGELAVGLALMMDTYGQKRFGVCEAHACDRVYADFTRNGSRCYCSDACSARSKMAAYRRRQAGEE; translated from the coding sequence ATGCGGCGGCAAGCCACCTTCGCTGTCGAGCTGGTCAACCTCGCCACCCCGGGCGAGCGCCAGTCGCACCCCTACGAGCCCGCAAAGGGCCGCACCTTGCGCCGGCGCTTCTCCGAGCATCTCAGCCCCCCATGGTCGGCCATGCTGGCGGACGTCCCCAAGGCAGGCGCCCGCCTGACGCGCGTGGCCAACGCGTTGCGCGCGGCCTTCACGGCGCAAACGCCGGCGGAGGCGGCGGCGGTCCTCAATGTGCTGATGCGCCGCTACCGAACCCGCCCGTACCTCACGGACGACTTCGACGAGCCTTTTCACCTGCACTTCCACGGGCACGGGCTCACCGCCGTGGAATCGCTGGCCGGCGAGCTGGCCGTGGGCCTCGCCCTCATGATGGACACCTATGGACAGAAACGCTTCGGCGTCTGCGAAGCGCACGCCTGCGACCGCGTCTACGCCGACTTCACCCGCAACGGCTCCCGCTGCTACTGCAGCGACGCGTGCAGCGCCCGAAGCAAAATGGCCGCGTACCGGCGGCGGCAGGCGGGAGAGGAGTAA
- a CDS encoding MFS transporter — protein MPTYRALLARKGVVRLFGAAALSRITTSMFGLSVLLAVLHARGSYAAAGSVLTCHALALALCAPVSGRLADRFGPRPALSVAIAVHAMGYVALLAALRANAPFPHLALAAMVTGASTPPASPITRAQWPSRIPADSLRAIYAMDAALNSAAFVAGPLVVAALTLAVSPHATLALAACAKIAGDCLLATSPTLARVAPTASARIEPRAPAGLEPDPRAAPRAHDGRRHGLRRLVGPVAEPQVFLLLGITALDTFGFGAMHVGGAIVAHGEGAAGLLSSALAVGEVAGGLAFGARTWAGTARAQLTALHLATGALLAGMSAVRGFAGLGVLYFACGLLAGARDSLDQMALGDAAPAGYRTETFAWLATFMWTGYGAGTFVSGQLQARAGTTAVYLAAALAGLLAALLATRLRALSPRPA, from the coding sequence ATGCCCACCTATCGTGCCCTCCTCGCGCGAAAGGGCGTGGTGCGCCTGTTTGGGGCCGCTGCGCTCAGCCGCATCACCACGTCCATGTTCGGGCTGTCCGTGCTCCTGGCGGTGCTGCATGCGCGCGGCTCGTACGCGGCGGCCGGCTCCGTCCTGACGTGCCACGCCCTCGCGCTCGCGCTCTGCGCGCCCGTGAGCGGGCGGCTCGCCGATCGATTCGGCCCTAGGCCCGCGCTCTCGGTCGCCATCGCCGTGCATGCGATGGGCTATGTCGCGCTCCTCGCCGCGCTGCGCGCCAACGCTCCGTTCCCGCACCTCGCGCTCGCGGCCATGGTCACGGGCGCCAGCACCCCGCCGGCGTCACCCATCACGCGCGCGCAGTGGCCGTCGCGGATCCCCGCCGACAGCCTTCGCGCCATCTACGCCATGGACGCGGCGCTCAACTCGGCCGCCTTCGTCGCCGGCCCGCTGGTCGTCGCCGCGCTCACGCTCGCCGTCTCGCCGCACGCCACGCTCGCCCTGGCGGCGTGCGCCAAAATCGCAGGCGATTGCTTGCTCGCGACCAGCCCGACGCTCGCCCGCGTCGCGCCCACCGCGAGCGCCCGCATCGAGCCCCGTGCGCCCGCGGGGCTCGAGCCCGACCCCCGCGCCGCGCCCCGTGCGCACGACGGCAGACGGCATGGCCTGCGGCGGCTCGTGGGCCCCGTCGCCGAGCCGCAGGTGTTCCTGCTCCTGGGCATCACCGCGCTCGACACCTTCGGCTTTGGCGCGATGCACGTGGGCGGCGCCATCGTGGCCCATGGTGAAGGCGCGGCGGGGCTCTTGAGCAGCGCCTTGGCGGTGGGGGAGGTCGCCGGCGGCCTGGCGTTCGGCGCGCGCACCTGGGCGGGCACCGCGCGCGCGCAGCTGACGGCGCTTCATCTCGCGACGGGGGCGCTGCTCGCGGGGATGAGCGCCGTGCGGGGTTTCGCGGGGCTCGGCGTTCTCTATTTCGCCTGCGGCCTGCTCGCCGGCGCACGCGATAGCCTCGACCAGATGGCGCTGGGCGACGCGGCGCCCGCGGGGTACCGCACGGAGACGTTCGCGTGGCTCGCGACCTTCATGTGGACCGGGTACGGCGCCGGCACCTTCGTGAGCGGCCAGCTGCAAGCCCGCGCCGGAACGACCGCCGTTTACCTCGCCGCCGCCCTCGCGGGCCTGCTCGCCGCGCTCTTGGCCACGCGGCTGCGCGCGCTCAGCCCTCGCCCCGCTTGA
- a CDS encoding sigma-54 dependent transcriptional regulator, translated as MTAAGNTGGGSGGGTSGSSGSSGHPLTPDSGVPGAKTVLVVDDEKNIRRALELVLAGEGYRVLLAENAGQALRLLGNPESPVDLAIFDVKLPDMSGLDALERIRRDEAIKDLPIIVISGHATVNDAVQAIKLGASDFFEKPLARERVLVSVKNVLEAAQTRRALAEVTRLQSQRYEMIGQAPAMGRLFHDIEKVAPTKAGVLITGESGTGKELISRAIHRLSPRTDGPFVKVNCAAIPRELIESELFGHERGAFTGAQARKRGFFEQAHGGTLFLDEIGDMDLVAQAKVLRALQSGEISRVGSEHVMHVDVRVLAATNKDLSKAVERQTFREDLFFRLNVFPIRSPALRERVEDIPLLAAAFMKAFARENGTKEKPIDPEVVRALIARKWPGNVRELKNVVERMAILSGDRVTIADLPEDPHESPFGEEDAPEPAGAESPSILPASPEGDHDHDEHSPSGPPPVPGSYMTLREFREYSERKYIVDTLKLTGWNISRTAVILGVERTNLHKKIRAFAIKRGEG; from the coding sequence ATGACCGCTGCAGGGAATACCGGAGGCGGCTCCGGAGGTGGCACGAGTGGCTCATCTGGATCATCCGGGCACCCGTTAACGCCCGATTCGGGGGTGCCCGGGGCCAAAACGGTCCTCGTCGTCGACGACGAAAAGAACATCCGCCGCGCCTTGGAGCTGGTGCTCGCCGGCGAAGGTTACCGCGTGCTCCTGGCCGAAAACGCCGGCCAAGCGCTGCGCCTCCTGGGGAACCCCGAGTCGCCGGTCGATCTGGCCATCTTCGACGTGAAGCTGCCCGATATGAGCGGCCTCGACGCCCTCGAGCGCATCCGCCGCGACGAGGCCATCAAGGATCTGCCCATCATCGTCATCAGCGGCCACGCCACCGTGAACGACGCCGTGCAGGCCATCAAGCTGGGCGCCAGCGACTTCTTCGAGAAGCCCCTCGCCCGCGAGCGCGTGCTGGTCAGCGTCAAGAACGTCCTCGAGGCCGCCCAAACGCGCCGCGCCCTGGCCGAGGTCACGCGCCTGCAGTCGCAGCGCTACGAGATGATCGGGCAGGCCCCCGCCATGGGCCGCTTGTTCCACGACATCGAAAAGGTGGCGCCGACCAAGGCGGGGGTCCTCATCACGGGCGAGAGCGGCACCGGCAAGGAGCTCATCTCGCGCGCCATCCACCGATTGAGCCCGCGAACGGACGGCCCATTCGTCAAGGTGAACTGCGCCGCCATCCCGCGCGAGCTCATCGAGAGCGAGCTTTTCGGCCACGAGCGCGGCGCCTTCACCGGCGCGCAGGCGCGCAAGCGCGGCTTCTTCGAGCAGGCCCACGGCGGCACCCTCTTCCTCGACGAGATCGGCGACATGGACCTGGTCGCCCAGGCCAAGGTGCTTCGCGCGCTCCAATCGGGCGAGATCTCCCGGGTCGGCAGCGAGCACGTGATGCACGTGGACGTGCGCGTGCTGGCGGCGACGAACAAAGACCTCTCCAAGGCGGTGGAGCGCCAGACCTTCCGCGAAGATCTGTTCTTCCGCCTCAACGTGTTCCCCATCCGCAGCCCCGCCCTGCGCGAGCGCGTGGAGGACATCCCGCTCTTGGCCGCGGCCTTCATGAAGGCCTTCGCGCGCGAGAACGGCACCAAGGAGAAGCCCATCGATCCCGAGGTCGTGCGCGCGCTCATCGCCCGCAAATGGCCCGGCAACGTGCGCGAGCTGAAGAACGTCGTCGAGCGCATGGCCATCCTCTCCGGCGACCGGGTCACCATCGCCGATCTGCCGGAAGATCCGCACGAGAGCCCCTTCGGCGAGGAAGACGCCCCCGAGCCGGCGGGCGCCGAGTCGCCGTCGATCCTCCCCGCCTCGCCCGAGGGCGATCACGATCACGACGAGCACTCGCCGTCGGGTCCCCCGCCCGTCCCCGGCAGCTACATGACCTTGCGCGAGTTCCGCGAGTACTCGGAGCGCAAGTATATCGTGGACACCTTGAAGCTCACCGGGTGGAACATCTCACGCACGGCCGTGATTTTGGGGGTGGAGCGCACCAACCTGCACAAGAAGATCCGCGCCTTCGCCATCAAGCGGGGCGAGGGCTGA
- the bamD gene encoding outer membrane protein assembly factor BamD, producing the protein MPESRTGLTYAANAERDYNKALEEFKAHNWLQAQALFREVKRKYAYSRYAPLAELRIADADFEQDKLGEAIRGYKQFVHDHRSLNAEVAYARSRIAEAQYNQISDSVLLPTSEERDQVATLESFRELKSYLQDYPDAKESAHICDLLEKVTIKLVGHELSVARFYLAKNNFDATIGRVQYALRNFTADLTCRHTPSAPLAAGEPSALRTEFGLLPDALLLLGETYLKMHRWDDARTAFNTLVKRYPESALVFQANNFLEFMKARGV; encoded by the coding sequence ATGCCGGAGTCCAGAACCGGGCTCACGTATGCGGCCAACGCGGAGCGCGACTACAACAAGGCGCTCGAGGAGTTCAAGGCGCACAACTGGCTCCAGGCGCAGGCCCTGTTTCGCGAGGTCAAACGCAAGTACGCGTATTCGCGCTATGCACCATTGGCCGAGCTTCGCATCGCCGACGCCGACTTCGAGCAGGATAAGCTCGGCGAGGCCATCCGCGGCTACAAACAGTTCGTCCACGACCATCGCTCGCTCAATGCGGAGGTGGCCTATGCCCGCTCGCGCATCGCGGAGGCGCAGTACAACCAGATCAGCGACTCGGTGTTGCTCCCGACCAGCGAAGAGCGCGATCAGGTGGCCACCCTCGAGTCGTTCCGCGAGCTCAAGAGCTACCTGCAGGACTACCCCGACGCCAAAGAGAGCGCCCACATCTGCGATCTGCTCGAGAAGGTGACCATCAAGCTGGTCGGCCACGAGCTCTCGGTCGCCCGCTTCTACCTGGCCAAAAATAACTTCGACGCCACCATCGGCCGCGTGCAGTACGCCCTGCGCAACTTCACGGCCGATCTCACCTGCCGCCACACCCCGAGCGCCCCCTTGGCCGCCGGCGAGCCGAGCGCCTTGCGCACCGAGTTTGGATTGCTGCCCGACGCGCTGCTCTTGCTCGGTGAGACGTACTTGAAGATGCACCGCTGGGACGATGCCCGCACCGCGTTCAACACCTTGGTGAAGCGCTACCCCGAGAGCGCGCTCGTCTTTCAGGCCAACAACTTTCTCGAGTTCATGAAGGCGCGAGGAGTCTGA